One segment of Paraburkholderia sp. PGU19 DNA contains the following:
- a CDS encoding LysR family transcriptional regulator → MLDNVTINQLRAFVAVCDQGSFSGAARELRRAQSAISHAINALEGAFDVLLFERNTRKATLTAAGRSLLPDARGVISRTEEMKMRAVSIAEAGVPQISIAVDTYFPRAHLIECLRTLQADYPTVAINLRMTTMQGGERLVLEGTCALAVTITDVPELSPGTIERLHLCEAQMVTVCAPSHPLAAIAGPIPREEFGRHIQLVVTDNQPDAEKTQQGVASERQWLVNDLGAKHDLLRGSLCWGHMPHHLVAEDLANGTLVELQRRAWHMRPLIFMVSQRRGYSLSGCETRLIELLGNPQRLPKDASPRSVSRKGKKSPKARHIAGA, encoded by the coding sequence ATGCTTGACAACGTCACCATCAATCAACTTCGGGCCTTCGTCGCCGTGTGTGACCAGGGAAGTTTTTCCGGGGCTGCACGGGAACTGAGGCGTGCACAGTCGGCGATCAGTCACGCGATCAACGCGCTCGAGGGCGCCTTTGATGTGTTGCTGTTCGAGCGCAACACTCGCAAAGCGACGCTTACGGCCGCGGGCCGCAGCCTCCTGCCTGATGCTCGTGGGGTGATCTCACGCACCGAGGAAATGAAGATGCGCGCGGTTTCGATTGCTGAAGCCGGGGTCCCGCAGATCTCGATTGCCGTGGATACCTATTTTCCGCGTGCGCACCTGATTGAATGCCTGCGCACCCTGCAGGCGGACTATCCAACGGTTGCAATCAATCTGCGCATGACGACCATGCAGGGCGGCGAACGTTTGGTTCTCGAAGGCACGTGCGCATTGGCGGTGACGATCACGGACGTGCCGGAACTGAGCCCAGGCACCATAGAAAGGCTGCATTTATGTGAAGCGCAAATGGTGACCGTCTGTGCGCCATCGCATCCGCTGGCCGCAATCGCGGGGCCGATCCCGCGGGAGGAATTTGGCCGGCACATCCAGCTCGTCGTAACCGACAATCAGCCCGATGCGGAAAAGACACAACAGGGGGTCGCCAGTGAACGCCAGTGGCTCGTGAATGACCTCGGCGCGAAGCACGATCTGCTCAGGGGAAGCTTGTGCTGGGGGCACATGCCGCATCATCTGGTTGCGGAAGACCTGGCGAATGGAACACTCGTCGAACTCCAACGGCGCGCATGGCACATGCGCCCTCTCATTTTCATGGTCTCGCAGCGGCGCGGGTACTCGCTTTCCGGATGCGAGACACGGCTGATCGAGCTCCTTGGCAATCCTCAGCGCTTGCCAAAGGATGCCAGCCCGCGCTCCGTCTCACGCAAAGGCAAAAAAAGCCCGAAGGCGCGCCACATAGCCGGTGCGTGA
- a CDS encoding SDR family oxidoreductase: MNRLNGKTAVITGGATGIGRAAAKRFIEEGAFVFIFGRRQEALDASVADLGPNARAVKGSVSDLADLDRLYATVKAERGTLDIVFANAGAGSPLPLGKITTEHIDETFDTNVKGTIFTVQKALPLMGEGGSIILTGSSAGTTGTPGFSTYSASKAAVRNLARTWAEDLKGTGIRVNVLSPGPTATELAKEALGEEGMKVFASMNPLQRMADPAELGAAAAFLASQDSSFMTASEVAVDGGLAQI; this comes from the coding sequence ATGAACAGACTGAATGGAAAGACGGCCGTGATTACCGGCGGCGCGACCGGCATCGGCCGCGCCGCAGCAAAGCGCTTCATCGAGGAGGGCGCCTTCGTTTTCATCTTCGGGCGCCGGCAGGAAGCGCTCGACGCCTCTGTGGCCGACCTCGGGCCCAATGCCCGCGCGGTGAAGGGCTCGGTCTCCGATCTGGCCGACCTCGACCGACTGTACGCGACGGTGAAGGCCGAGCGCGGAACCCTCGACATCGTCTTCGCCAATGCCGGGGCGGGAAGCCCACTCCCGCTCGGCAAGATCACCACGGAGCACATTGACGAAACCTTCGACACCAACGTGAAGGGCACGATCTTCACGGTCCAGAAGGCGCTGCCGCTAATGGGCGAGGGCGGTTCGATCATCCTGACGGGATCGAGCGCCGGCACCACGGGCACCCCGGGATTCAGCACCTACAGCGCGAGCAAGGCGGCAGTGCGCAACCTCGCGCGGACCTGGGCGGAGGACCTGAAGGGCACCGGCATCCGGGTAAACGTGCTGTCGCCCGGGCCGACTGCGACCGAACTCGCGAAGGAAGCGCTGGGCGAGGAGGGCATGAAGGTCTTCGCCTCGATGAATCCGCTTCAGCGCATGGCCGATCCGGCGGAGCTCGGGGCGGCGGCCGCCTTTCTCGCGTCGCAGGACAGCAGCTTCATGACCGCCAGCGAGGTCGCCGTCGACGGCGGCCTGGCGCAAATCTGA
- a CDS encoding DUF4148 domain-containing protein has protein sequence MENLPRNRSTLAALVLLLTGCAAAGVPQSGPHLSPTECRDLASLRSNAPPTRAQQQSELSALRKAGYNPSPWNDDPKFPEDLHAAQRLVDHWFETECQQVQPG, from the coding sequence ATGGAAAACCTCCCGAGAAACCGCTCGACGCTTGCAGCGTTGGTGCTCCTGCTGACTGGATGTGCCGCCGCCGGCGTGCCACAAAGTGGGCCACATCTGAGCCCAACAGAGTGCCGTGACCTTGCCTCGCTTAGAAGCAACGCGCCTCCCACGAGGGCGCAACAACAAAGCGAGCTCTCGGCCCTGAGGAAAGCGGGCTACAACCCGTCACCATGGAACGACGACCCAAAGTTCCCAGAGGATCTACACGCCGCGCAGCGCCTGGTCGACCATTGGTTCGAAACGGAGTGCCAGCAGGTTCAACCCGGGTGA
- a CDS encoding DASS family sodium-coupled anion symporter: MLTRLKATFRYFNSVVPFRLGPALITTAVLVTLLLLPVPEGLKPKAWGLVAIFLTTIVAIILKVMPIGVMAVMAIVVLSLSQVTSTSSKGAIADALTAFDSPLIWLIVVAILISRGLKKTGLGSRIGLIFISLIGKRTVGIGYGLAVCELVLAPFTPSNTARGGGIVHPIMKSIANAFDSDPAKGTEGKVGAYLAMVNYHANPITSAMFLTATAPNPLVVDYIAKATNQSLHLTWTSWALCMMLPGLLCMLVMPLVIYVLAPPQLHATPNAVSYARAELAKMGPMSPKEMVMLGTFALLLLLWADVPAMVFGPSFILDPTVVAFVGLFLLIITGTIDWDDVLSEKSAWDTLVWFGALIMLAEQLNKQGVITWFSEAMKSAIVASGIGWGATATILVLAFVFSHYLFASTTAHISAMMLAFLTVGVHLIPPEYVAPFMLMMAAGSAIMMTLTHYATGTSPIIFGSGYVTMGTWWRVGFVMCAVELLIFAVVGSLWWKMLGFW; encoded by the coding sequence ATGCTCACAAGACTAAAAGCGACGTTCCGCTACTTCAACAGCGTTGTCCCGTTCCGACTTGGTCCCGCGCTGATCACAACGGCCGTGCTGGTAACCCTGCTGCTGCTACCTGTGCCCGAGGGGCTGAAGCCCAAGGCTTGGGGTCTCGTTGCTATATTTCTGACAACAATCGTTGCGATTATTTTGAAGGTCATGCCGATCGGGGTCATGGCGGTGATGGCAATCGTAGTCCTCTCGCTGTCACAGGTGACCTCGACCTCGTCCAAGGGGGCGATCGCCGATGCGCTGACCGCCTTCGACAGTCCGCTGATCTGGTTGATCGTGGTGGCCATCCTGATCTCCCGCGGGCTGAAGAAGACCGGGCTGGGCAGTCGCATCGGCCTGATATTCATCTCACTGATCGGCAAGCGCACGGTAGGCATCGGCTATGGTCTGGCCGTCTGTGAACTGGTGCTGGCGCCGTTCACACCGAGCAATACCGCGCGCGGCGGCGGCATCGTGCATCCGATCATGAAGTCGATCGCCAACGCTTTCGACTCGGATCCCGCCAAAGGCACCGAGGGCAAGGTCGGCGCCTACCTGGCGATGGTCAACTATCACGCCAACCCGATCACCTCGGCGATGTTTTTAACCGCCACCGCGCCCAATCCGCTGGTGGTGGACTACATCGCCAAGGCGACCAATCAGAGCCTGCATCTGACCTGGACGAGCTGGGCGCTGTGCATGATGCTGCCCGGCCTGCTTTGCATGCTGGTCATGCCACTTGTGATCTACGTACTGGCGCCGCCGCAACTCCATGCCACACCCAATGCGGTATCGTATGCCCGCGCCGAACTGGCGAAGATGGGCCCCATGTCGCCGAAGGAAATGGTCATGTTGGGGACCTTCGCGCTGCTACTGCTGCTGTGGGCCGACGTGCCGGCGATGGTATTCGGTCCGTCGTTCATCCTGGACCCCACAGTGGTCGCCTTCGTCGGCCTGTTCTTGCTGATCATCACCGGCACCATCGACTGGGACGATGTGCTGTCGGAGAAGAGCGCCTGGGACACGCTGGTGTGGTTTGGCGCGCTGATCATGCTGGCCGAGCAACTGAACAAGCAAGGCGTGATCACCTGGTTCTCGGAAGCCATGAAGAGCGCAATCGTTGCCAGCGGCATCGGCTGGGGCGCCACTGCCACGATCCTGGTACTGGCCTTCGTTTTTTCACACTACCTGTTCGCCAGCACGACGGCACACATCAGTGCGATGATGCTCGCCTTCCTGACGGTCGGGGTCCATCTGATACCACCCGAATACGTGGCGCCGTTCATGCTGATGATGGCGGCCGGCTCGGCGATCATGATGACGCTGACCCACTATGCGACGGGCACCTCGCCGATTATCTTCGGTAGCGGCTATGTCACGATGGGAACCTGGTGGCGCGTCGGGTTTGTGATGTGTGCGGTGGAGTTGCTGATCTTCGCGGTGGTCGGCAGCCTCTGGTGGAAGATGCTTGGCTTCTGGTGA
- a CDS encoding DEAD/DEAH box helicase, translated as MSFASLGLIAPLLRNVQDLNYQTPTPVQVKAIPVVLSGKDVMAAAQTGTGKTAGFALPLLQRLVQHGPPVCSNRARVLVLVPTRELAEQVLQSFIAYGKGLDLRFLAAYGGVSINPQMMKLRKGVHVLVATPGRLLDLNRQNAVQFDQVQTLVLDEADRMLDLGFARELNAVFAALPAQRQTLLFSATFTDDIRAMAASILRGPVNISVSPPNATASKIRQWVVPVDKKNKPDLFMHLVAENNWEHALVFVKTRNGVDYLAAMLDEAGYAVDTIHGDKPQPARLRALERFKTREVQMLVATDVAARGLDIDDLPLVINVDLPIVAQDYVHRIGRTGRAGASGVAVSLVCADEAPQLAAIEALIRQTLPREEEPGFEAEHRVPQTSATGQIIKKPKKPKKPKVPQAAPGAMPVLSNKPRPQSGENKRKPAAQRAVATSKGTGLSSGNPFSVQKPRSKPASKPATGSHKPAGKPTGGRGKRQP; from the coding sequence ATGTCTTTTGCCTCGCTTGGCCTGATCGCTCCCTTGCTGCGTAATGTGCAGGACCTCAATTACCAGACACCTACGCCGGTGCAGGTCAAGGCGATTCCTGTTGTGCTCAGTGGCAAGGACGTCATGGCTGCGGCACAGACGGGCACTGGCAAAACGGCGGGCTTTGCGTTGCCGCTGTTGCAACGGCTGGTGCAACATGGCCCGCCCGTGTGCAGCAATCGCGCGCGTGTTCTGGTGCTGGTGCCCACGCGTGAACTGGCCGAACAAGTCCTGCAAAGCTTTATCGCTTACGGCAAAGGCCTCGACTTACGATTTCTGGCCGCCTACGGCGGTGTGAGTATCAACCCGCAGATGATGAAGTTGCGCAAAGGCGTACATGTACTCGTTGCCACGCCGGGCCGTTTGCTCGATCTCAATCGCCAGAACGCAGTGCAGTTTGATCAAGTACAAACGCTGGTGCTGGATGAAGCCGACCGCATGCTGGATCTGGGCTTTGCGCGCGAACTCAACGCCGTCTTTGCTGCCTTGCCCGCTCAGCGCCAGACCCTGCTGTTCTCTGCCACGTTCACCGATGATATTCGCGCTATGGCCGCGAGCATTCTGCGTGGCCCGGTCAATATCAGCGTCAGCCCGCCCAATGCCACGGCCAGCAAGATCAGGCAGTGGGTGGTGCCGGTGGATAAAAAGAACAAGCCTGACCTCTTCATGCACCTTGTGGCTGAGAACAACTGGGAGCACGCGCTGGTGTTCGTCAAAACCCGCAATGGCGTGGATTACCTGGCGGCCATGCTGGATGAAGCGGGATACGCGGTCGACACCATTCACGGCGACAAGCCGCAACCCGCGCGCCTGCGTGCGCTGGAGCGCTTCAAGACGCGCGAAGTACAGATGCTGGTCGCCACCGATGTGGCTGCGCGCGGGCTGGATATCGACGATCTGCCGCTGGTGATCAACGTTGATTTGCCGATCGTGGCGCAAGACTATGTGCACCGTATTGGCCGTACCGGCCGCGCGGGCGCCAGCGGCGTGGCGGTGTCTCTTGTGTGTGCCGATGAAGCGCCGCAACTGGCCGCGATTGAAGCGCTGATCCGGCAAACGCTGCCCCGTGAAGAAGAGCCGGGTTTTGAAGCCGAACACCGCGTGCCGCAAACCAGCGCGACGGGCCAGATCATCAAGAAACCCAAAAAGCCTAAGAAACCCAAAGTGCCGCAAGCTGCGCCGGGCGCCATGCCGGTGCTCAGCAACAAACCGCGCCCGCAAAGTGGCGAAAACAAACGCAAGCCTGCGGCGCAGCGCGCTGTGGCCACGAGTAAAGGCACAGGCCTGTCCAGCGGTAACCCATTCAGCGTGCAAAAGCCACGCAGCAAACCCGCCAGCAAGCCAGCTACGGGTTCACATAAGCCGGCTGGCAAACCCACTGGTGGCCGTGGCAAACGCCAACCCTGA
- a CDS encoding NAD(P)-binding protein codes for MAPPRALHDQPSRAAALRHRHWVGRLDQSSTSFPNKMFTALWDGVNLVTTLGAFSEFNQPQKTFMLLAMIATLLIGGFAVSRLTGMLSGDDVMVYRENRVMEHKLERLANHVVVVGFHSLGELVAKRLHEAGETVLVLVGDQDQADRAADSGHMVVLGSPNAFDDVLKRARLDSAKAMVVTTPDSNNNLAITLLAHALNASLAIAVPSENPLRQRLFESAGASNVVIADDIIANALISRLTTAVEAT; via the coding sequence ATGGCGCCGCCGCGCGCGCTACACGATCAGCCTTCTCGTGCTGCTGCTCTGCGGCACCGTCACTGGGTTGGTCGCCTGGATCAGTCCAGTACCTCTTTCCCCAACAAAATGTTTACGGCCCTATGGGATGGGGTCAACCTCGTCACGACACTCGGAGCCTTCAGCGAGTTCAATCAGCCTCAAAAGACCTTCATGCTGCTGGCCATGATCGCGACACTGCTGATCGGCGGATTCGCGGTTTCGAGGCTCACGGGGATGTTGTCAGGGGACGACGTGATGGTTTATCGGGAGAACAGGGTGATGGAACACAAACTCGAACGACTCGCCAATCATGTCGTGGTCGTTGGATTCCATTCGCTAGGAGAGTTGGTCGCAAAACGCCTGCATGAAGCGGGAGAGACCGTACTCGTCCTCGTGGGCGATCAGGATCAGGCCGACCGGGCTGCCGATAGCGGCCACATGGTCGTGCTCGGCTCGCCGAATGCGTTCGACGACGTGCTCAAGCGTGCACGCCTGGACAGCGCCAAGGCCATGGTCGTGACGACACCCGACAGCAACAACAATCTCGCCATCACCTTGCTGGCCCATGCGCTGAACGCTTCGCTCGCGATTGCAGTACCCAGCGAAAACCCTTTGAGACAGAGGTTGTTCGAAAGCGCGGGTGCATCCAACGTAGTCATAGCCGATGACATCATCGCCAATGCGCTGATCAGTAGGCTTACAACAGCAGTGGAGGCGACATGA
- a CDS encoding SulP family inorganic anion transporter, protein MKPVAPPPSHLHHMPFLQGLLPVNPAQLPHDIVAGITLAALGIPEVMGYTKIAGTPTVTGLYTILLPLVAFVVFGASRQLVVAADSATAAILAGTLTAVAALGSKEYVYLTSTVAVTVAVMLVIARVFRLGFLADFLSRSALIGFLTGVGVQVAAGELAGLIGLAKQGHGPLMQIVSVFERVAEANYQTTVLSIAVLVVIIGCKRIAPHAPGALIAVIGSIVASGVFNFAGRGIAVTGEVPGGLPSLFLPPLHMGEINQVLVTAGSCFIVIIAQSAATARAYANRYNEKGDDNADIIGLAAANAAAAFTGTFVVNGSPTKTEMVDDAGGRTQVAHLTTAVIVLLVLLFLTRPLSFLPAAVLSAIVFMIGVKLVDVKGMTELFRMQKDEFVVALLTAGVVVFVDVMHGILAAVVLSLIAHARHSYRLRTRVLTRGPASHWVAHHVEPNLLAAPGIVVYRFEADLFYANTGRFTEEVLKLVNDASEPLRWVVIDATEINNIDYTAGKKLVQLGEELDKRGVGIATVALPTGVRHELDRYKALRANGAHREIFATVDAAVEALRDFSPPAPAPAPSPGAKRK, encoded by the coding sequence ATGAAACCCGTAGCACCGCCGCCGTCTCATCTGCATCACATGCCTTTCCTGCAGGGGCTTCTGCCCGTCAATCCCGCGCAACTGCCGCACGACATCGTCGCCGGGATTACGCTGGCGGCACTCGGCATTCCCGAGGTGATGGGATACACGAAGATTGCCGGCACGCCCACGGTCACGGGCCTTTATACGATTTTGCTGCCGCTTGTGGCGTTCGTGGTCTTTGGTGCGTCGCGTCAACTGGTCGTCGCTGCGGACTCCGCGACAGCCGCTATTCTCGCGGGTACGCTGACGGCCGTCGCCGCGTTGGGCAGCAAGGAGTATGTCTACCTGACGAGTACTGTCGCCGTGACGGTTGCCGTGATGCTGGTGATCGCGCGCGTCTTTCGTCTGGGTTTTCTGGCCGACTTTCTTTCGCGCAGCGCGTTGATCGGTTTCCTGACGGGCGTGGGCGTCCAGGTCGCGGCAGGCGAACTGGCTGGGCTGATCGGACTCGCGAAGCAGGGACACGGCCCGTTGATGCAGATCGTGTCCGTGTTTGAGCGCGTCGCTGAGGCGAACTATCAGACTACAGTGCTTTCGATTGCCGTCCTTGTCGTGATCATCGGTTGCAAGCGTATCGCGCCGCACGCACCCGGTGCGCTGATCGCCGTGATCGGTTCCATCGTGGCAAGCGGCGTGTTCAATTTCGCCGGCCGTGGTATCGCTGTAACGGGTGAGGTGCCTGGCGGGCTCCCGTCGCTGTTCCTGCCACCGTTGCATATGGGCGAGATCAACCAGGTACTGGTGACAGCCGGCTCGTGCTTCATCGTCATCATCGCTCAGAGCGCGGCGACAGCACGCGCGTACGCCAACCGCTACAACGAAAAGGGTGACGACAATGCAGACATCATCGGGCTCGCTGCAGCGAACGCAGCAGCGGCGTTCACGGGCACTTTCGTCGTGAACGGCAGTCCGACCAAGACCGAGATGGTCGACGATGCAGGCGGCCGCACTCAAGTCGCCCATCTGACAACGGCCGTCATCGTGCTGCTGGTGCTGCTATTTCTCACGAGGCCGCTGAGTTTTCTGCCTGCCGCCGTATTGTCGGCCATCGTCTTCATGATCGGCGTGAAGCTGGTCGACGTGAAGGGCATGACCGAATTGTTTCGCATGCAGAAGGATGAATTCGTCGTCGCGTTGCTGACGGCGGGCGTGGTCGTGTTTGTCGATGTGATGCACGGCATTCTCGCTGCAGTCGTGCTTTCGCTGATCGCGCATGCGAGGCATAGCTATCGCTTGCGCACACGTGTATTGACGCGCGGTCCTGCCAGCCACTGGGTCGCGCATCATGTCGAGCCGAATCTGCTCGCGGCGCCTGGCATCGTCGTGTACCGCTTCGAAGCGGATCTGTTCTACGCGAACACCGGCCGCTTCACGGAAGAAGTGCTGAAGCTCGTCAACGACGCGAGTGAGCCGTTGCGCTGGGTGGTGATCGACGCAACGGAGATCAACAATATCGACTACACAGCGGGCAAGAAATTGGTGCAGTTGGGTGAAGAACTGGACAAGCGTGGAGTGGGCATCGCCACGGTCGCGCTTCCGACGGGTGTGCGGCATGAACTCGACCGGTACAAGGCGCTGCGAGCGAATGGCGCGCATCGCGAGATATTCGCGACAGTGGACGCCGCCGTCGAGGCACTCCGCGATTTCTCGCCACCTGCACCAGCACCTGCACCTTCACCGGGTGCAAAACGGAAATGA
- a CDS encoding DUF2252 domain-containing protein, with protein MSDSAAEKRTKPDTDRADPGTLALQEDPSALFGGRGSLAARVAQGKAARSKVPREKLADCKIADRDPIALLDASNVGRVPELIPIRYGRMIAGPFSFYRGAAPLMAHDLSKLPHSDIIVQLGGDAHLANFGLFASPERRILFGPNDFDETLPGPFDWDVRRLAASFVIAARERGFALRDQRGVVRRLCETFRQRLAEFSRMDTLDVWYYQFKAASMLAIADSMVERRKELAVIDKARQQSSRSVMTHATELVNGKLRIKDVPPLVYHIPLESPHDHKQYDAMVRRFFADYRLTLPDDRRALFDRYELVDVAIRVVGIGSVGTRCYEALFMADGQCPLFLQLKEARASVLEGYVPPSRYPNHGQRVVNGQRLLQSASDIFLGWSKMRHTGNDFYVRQLRDMKGAFDFSTFDVGDLGEYAVSCAHALAHSMAKAGDPALLSGYLGKSDTFDEAIMRFALAYAEQNEADWTTLKAAVKAGRIQVIRE; from the coding sequence GTGTCTGATTCCGCCGCCGAAAAGCGCACCAAACCCGACACGGATCGCGCTGATCCTGGGACACTGGCGCTGCAGGAAGATCCGTCCGCGCTGTTTGGAGGGCGTGGTTCGCTAGCTGCTCGCGTCGCGCAGGGCAAGGCGGCGCGCAGTAAAGTGCCGCGCGAAAAGCTGGCAGATTGCAAGATTGCAGATCGCGATCCCATCGCGCTGCTCGATGCTTCGAATGTGGGCCGGGTGCCGGAACTGATACCCATCCGCTACGGGCGGATGATCGCGGGTCCGTTCTCGTTCTACAGGGGGGCGGCGCCGCTGATGGCGCACGATCTGTCGAAGCTGCCGCATTCGGACATCATCGTGCAATTGGGGGGTGATGCACATCTGGCGAATTTCGGATTGTTCGCGAGCCCGGAGCGGCGAATTCTCTTCGGTCCCAACGACTTCGACGAGACGCTGCCGGGCCCATTCGACTGGGATGTGCGCAGGCTTGCCGCATCATTCGTGATCGCTGCGCGTGAACGCGGATTCGCCCTGCGTGACCAGCGCGGCGTGGTGCGTCGGCTGTGCGAAACCTTCCGGCAACGGCTCGCCGAGTTCAGCCGCATGGACACGCTCGACGTCTGGTACTACCAGTTCAAGGCGGCGAGCATGCTGGCCATTGCCGATTCGATGGTGGAACGCAGGAAAGAACTGGCCGTCATCGACAAGGCGAGGCAACAGTCGTCGCGTTCCGTGATGACGCATGCAACCGAGCTTGTCAACGGCAAGCTGCGCATCAAGGACGTGCCTCCGCTCGTGTACCACATCCCACTGGAGAGCCCGCACGATCATAAACAGTACGATGCGATGGTACGGCGTTTCTTCGCCGACTACCGGCTAACGCTTCCCGATGACAGGCGCGCACTGTTCGATCGCTATGAACTGGTGGATGTCGCTATTCGCGTCGTAGGCATCGGGTCGGTGGGAACGCGTTGCTACGAGGCGCTTTTCATGGCCGACGGACAATGCCCGCTGTTCCTTCAACTCAAGGAGGCGCGGGCTTCTGTGCTGGAGGGTTACGTGCCGCCCAGCCGCTATCCCAATCACGGCCAGCGTGTAGTGAACGGGCAGCGTCTGCTGCAGTCGGCCAGCGATATTTTTCTCGGGTGGTCGAAGATGCGCCACACGGGCAACGACTTTTATGTCCGGCAGTTGCGCGACATGAAGGGCGCATTCGACTTTTCCACCTTCGACGTCGGAGACCTCGGTGAGTATGCGGTTTCCTGCGCTCATGCGTTGGCTCATTCCATGGCGAAAGCGGGCGACCCCGCGTTGCTCAGTGGATATCTCGGTAAGTCGGATACATTCGACGAAGCCATCATGCGATTCGCACTAGCTTACGCAGAACAGAATGAGGCTGACTGGACGACTCTGAAAGCAGCAGTCAAAGCGGGACGTATTCAGGTCATTCGTGAATGA
- a CDS encoding IclR family transcriptional regulator encodes MDLSPSDSAAGNGPDLLFNQSLEKGLNVLRAFSAKRRTMTLAEVADAASMSKSSAQRMVYTLEKLGYIRKHPLTRRYQLTPRVMQIGFNYLAADTLIDVANPFLSELTNITGETTNLTEPDDDEMVYVSRFVSTKFVPIHMPIGSRIPMYCTGSGRAYLSALPVEEALVRLEQMNRISFTANTVTDLAALGERLTEARQHGYATNREELFIGDMSIAAPVVGSQGRPVAAVHVVAPTSRWTFEDARQKLAPAVIDCARGISNSIRTLE; translated from the coding sequence ATGGATCTTTCGCCTTCCGACAGCGCCGCCGGAAACGGCCCCGACCTGCTCTTCAATCAATCGCTGGAAAAGGGTTTGAACGTGCTGCGCGCGTTTAGCGCGAAACGTCGCACGATGACGCTGGCTGAAGTCGCGGATGCCGCGTCGATGTCGAAAAGTTCGGCGCAGCGGATGGTCTACACGCTCGAAAAACTCGGCTATATCCGCAAACACCCGTTGACGCGCCGCTATCAGCTCACGCCGCGCGTGATGCAGATCGGCTTCAACTATCTCGCCGCCGACACGTTGATCGACGTCGCCAATCCATTCCTGTCGGAACTCACCAACATCACGGGCGAAACGACGAACCTGACCGAGCCCGACGACGACGAGATGGTCTACGTGTCACGCTTCGTGTCGACGAAGTTTGTGCCGATCCACATGCCCATCGGCAGTCGCATCCCCATGTATTGCACGGGCAGTGGGCGCGCGTATCTGAGCGCATTGCCCGTGGAAGAAGCGCTCGTGCGTCTGGAACAGATGAACCGGATCTCATTCACGGCGAACACGGTGACGGACCTCGCTGCGCTCGGCGAGCGGCTCACCGAAGCGCGCCAGCATGGTTATGCGACGAACCGCGAGGAACTGTTCATCGGCGATATGTCGATCGCGGCGCCCGTGGTCGGCAGCCAGGGGCGTCCCGTTGCAGCCGTGCATGTGGTTGCGCCCACAAGCAGATGGACTTTCGAAGACGCGCGTCAGAAGCTCGCCCCTGCCGTTATCGACTGCGCGAGAGGTATCAGCAACTCGATACGGACGCTGGAATAG
- a CDS encoding ABC transporter substrate-binding protein, with amino-acid sequence MVTFAKRFTLFAAGLAACFAISSGAARAAEPVYKVGATATGVPFTFLDIKTNSIQGMMVDAVTAAGRAAGFKVEVQQNVFSALIPSLTTQKIDIISAAMLKTPARQQIVDFSDTVYSYGEGLVVKADDKGHYTSMDDLKGEVVGAQVGTAFVDALNKKGIFKEVRTYDSVADIMRDVALGRIKAGFADQPIVAYQLQQGANTQVRLVPEYQSAVKGQVCFIVRKGDTATLEQLNTAIKKMKADGTLQQILQKWHMI; translated from the coding sequence ATGGTTACGTTTGCCAAACGCTTCACCCTGTTTGCTGCTGGTCTCGCTGCCTGTTTCGCGATTTCGTCGGGTGCCGCGCGCGCCGCCGAGCCTGTCTACAAGGTAGGCGCAACGGCCACGGGTGTGCCGTTCACGTTCCTCGACATCAAGACGAATTCGATCCAGGGGATGATGGTCGATGCCGTCACCGCCGCAGGGCGCGCGGCCGGCTTCAAGGTCGAAGTGCAGCAAAACGTGTTCTCGGCGCTGATTCCGTCACTGACCACGCAGAAGATCGACATCATTTCCGCGGCGATGCTCAAGACGCCGGCGCGCCAGCAGATCGTCGATTTCTCCGACACCGTCTATTCATATGGCGAAGGCCTGGTCGTCAAAGCGGACGACAAAGGCCACTACACGTCGATGGACGACCTCAAGGGCGAGGTAGTGGGTGCGCAAGTCGGCACCGCGTTCGTCGATGCGCTGAACAAGAAGGGCATTTTCAAGGAAGTGCGCACCTACGATTCCGTCGCGGACATCATGCGCGACGTCGCGCTCGGTCGTATCAAGGCGGGCTTCGCGGATCAGCCTATCGTCGCGTATCAGTTGCAGCAGGGCGCCAACACGCAGGTGCGGCTCGTGCCCGAATACCAGTCGGCAGTGAAGGGGCAAGTGTGCTTCATCGTGCGCAAGGGCGACACCGCAACGCTCGAGCAGCTCAATACCGCGATCAAAAAGATGAAGGCCGACGGCACGCTGCAGCAGATTCTGCAGAAGTGGCACATGATCTGA